From Caldisericia bacterium:
AAATTCAATTAATATTGTTTTAAAAAGGTTTTCTGTAATTAATAATCCTAATGATTTTGTAAGTGATGAAGAGGGTTTAGAAAAGCTGGATTCTATATGTATGCAATTGATAGCTATAGGAGAAGCTTTAAAACAGATAGACAAAATTACAGAAGGTAAGTTTTTACTGAAGTATCCTCAGGTTGAATGGGACAAAGCAAAGAAAATGAGAGATGTTATTGCCCATCACTATTTTGATATAGATGAAGAAGTCGTTTTTATTGTATGTCAAAAGCATCTACCTTTAATGCTTGAAGTTGTTAGAAGAATGATAAAAGATTTGGAAATTGAAGACAAATAAATAAGTTGTGTCCTGCCCCCATGGGCACTACAAAAAGTCATAGTTAGGAGGGAAAAATGGGATGTCAATTTACGGTATTGATAGAAAAAGACGAAG
This genomic window contains:
- a CDS encoding DUF86 domain-containing protein; amino-acid sequence: MYDKELVLDILRQIENSINIVLKRFSVINNPNDFVSDEEGLEKLDSICMQLIAIGEALKQIDKITEGKFLLKYPQVEWDKAKKMRDVIAHHYFDIDEEVVFIVCQKHLPLMLEVVRRMIKDLEIEDK